Proteins from a genomic interval of Quercus lobata isolate SW786 chromosome 11, ValleyOak3.0 Primary Assembly, whole genome shotgun sequence:
- the LOC115969371 gene encoding polygalacturonase QRT3-like encodes MSHKSLSFLSLSRIYKVVRFSLNLLSFTYIGEKEQGATMARKALLWSMFMGLASFSFLLIHVYGEQPQVGQFSGGHYHDQMRKMQAIKASFVRHDSIALSPSISPSPSAAQQPPVVSSSRVYHATSYGADPTGKMDSTEAILKAISDAVQGPSEGSLIEGIQNLGGAKLSLEGGNYLISRPLRLPATGLGNFMIHGGTLRASDDFPTDGYLIDLSSSSNSKNEVNGKSSMDAQLSSSSSYNYEYITLKDLMLDSNYRGGGIAVINSLRTSIDNCYIVHFTTNGILVQSGHETYIRNSFLGQHITAGGDQGERNFSGTAITLMGNDNAVTDVVIFSAATGIIISGQANILTGVHCYNKATGFGGTGIYLKLPGLTQTRIVNSYLDYTGIVAEDPVQLDISNCFFLGDAYIVLKSINGVANGVNIVDNMFGGSDKGIEIVQLDQSNGPFKDIKQVVIDRNNVKGMNLKATVARGSANGEGNSWVVDFNNVLLFPNLIRHVQYSLSSTSSQFPNHALRNISGNRVQIQTNLNVSASVFVTVDQSVAN; translated from the exons ATGTCCCACAAGTCCCTatcttttctatctctctcaCGCATATATAAAGTGGTAAGGTTTTCTCTCAACCTCTTGTCTTTTACATATATAGGAGAGAAGGAGCAGGGAGCAACAATGGCAAGAAAAGCTCTGCTATGGTCCATGTTTATGGGATTGGCTAGTTTTAGTTTCTTGTTAATTCATGTTTATGGAGAGCAACCTCAGGTGGGTCAATTTTCTGGTGGTCATTATCATGACCAAATGCGCAAAATGCAAGCCATCAAGGCCTCCTTTGTCCGGCATGACTCGATTGCTCTTTCACCATCAATCTCACCCTCTCCTAGTGCTGCTCAGCAACCACCG GTTGTATCAAGTTCACGTGTGTATCATGCGACATCATACGGTGCAGATCCAACAGGGAAAATGGACAGCACAGAAGCAATCCTTAAAGCAATATCAGATGCAGTTCAAGGTCCAAGTGAAGGGTCATTGATAGAGGGAATACAGAATCTTGGTGGTGCAAAGCTTAGTCTTGAAGGTGGCAATTACCTTATTAGCCGACCACTAAGATTGCCGGCCACCGGTTTGGGAAACTTCATG ATACATGGAGGAACACTACGTGCCTCGGATGATTTTCCAACTGATGGGTATCTGATTGACTTGTCATCTTCATCGAATAGCAAGAATGAAGTGAACGGAAAGAGTTCGATGGATGCACAGCtatcctcatcatcatcctACAATTATGAGTACATAACCCTCAAAGACCTCATGTTAGATTCAAACTACAGGGGTGGAGGCATTGCAGTCATAAATTCACTTAGAACTAGCATAGACAACTGTTACATTGTCCATTTCACTACTAATGGGATTTTAGTCCAAAGTGGCCATGAGACCTACATACGAAACTCCTTTCTCGGCCAACACATCACTGCCGGTGGAGATCAAGGTGAAAGGAACTTCTCTGGTACTGCAATAACCCTAATGGGCAATGATAATGCTGTCACAGATGTGGTAATTTTTTCAGCTGCTACAGGAATAATAATTTCAGGTCAAGCCAACATACTCACTGGGGTACATTGCTACAATAAGGCCACTGGCTTTGGTGGCACTGGGATTTATCTGAAATTGCCCGGTTTGACACAAACCCGGATTGTGAATTCTTACTTGGATTACACTGGTATAGTGGCTGAAGACCCTGTGCAACTTGATATCTCTAATTGCTTTTTCCTTGGTGATGCATACATTGTCCTAAAATCAATAAATGGGGTTGCAAATGGGGTCAATATTGTTGATAACATGTTTGGTGGCTCTGACAAAGGAATTGAAATTGTTCAATTGGACCAATCCAATGGACCTTTCAAAGATATCAAACAAGTTGTGATTGATAGGAACAATGTCAAAGGGATGAATTTAAAGGCCACTGTTGCAAGGGGGTCTGCTAATGGGGAAGGAAACTCATGGGTTGTGGATTTTAATAATGTTCTACTTTTTCCTAACCTTATTAGGCATGTTCAATACTCGTTAAGTTCTACTAGCAGCCAGTTCCCCAACCATGCCTTGAGGAATATATCCGGTAACCGGGTTCAGATTCAGACAAATTTGAATGTTTCAGCAAGTGTATTCGTTACAGTGGATCAATCGGTAGCAAATTAA
- the LOC115967561 gene encoding salicylate carboxymethyltransferase-like — MTKLQLKLLESLIYTKESETEKEMEVVQVLHMNGGIDETSYASNSLIQKKVISLTKHISEEAITNLYCSTLPRSLVIADLGCSSGPNTLFLVSELIKVVDKLRQKLGHESPEYQVFLNDLPGNDFNTIFKSLPNFQKQMSYQMGPGIGPCLFSGTPGSFYGRLFPSKSLHFVHSSYSLQWLSQVPEGLDNNKGNIYMACTSPPDVLRAYYEQYQRDFSMFLKCRAEELVAGGGMVLTFLGRRSEDPSSRECCYIWELLAMALNDMVSEGLIDEDKMNSFNIPQYTPSPLEVKTEVSKEGYFSIDHLEVSAIKWNGFDDEFNASNAFSDDGYKVAKYMRAVAESMLVSHFGDAIIDEVFLRYRKIIADRISKENCQFINVTISITKIG, encoded by the exons ATGACAAAATTGCAGCTTAAACTCTTAGAATCACTCATCTATACGAAAGAAAgtgagacagagaaagagatggaAGTTGTTCAAGTGCTCCACATGAATGGTGGAATAGATGAAACAAGTTATGCAAGCAACTCCCTGATTCAG AAAAAAGTAATATCTTTGACCAAACACATCTCAGAGGAAGCTATAACCAATCTCTACTGCAGCACCTTGCCAAGGAGCCTAGTCATCGCTGACTTGGGTTGTTCTTCTGGACCGAACACTTTGTTTTTGGTTTCTGAACTTATCAAGGTAGTGGACAAGCTTCGCCAAAAACTAGGTCATGAATCACCTGAATATCAAGTATTTTTGAACGACCTTCCAGGGAATGACTTTAATACCATTTTCAAGTCATTGCCAAACTTCCAAAAACAAATGAGTTATCAAATGGGGCCTGGTATTGGTCCATGTTTGTTCTCAGGAACTCCTGGTTCCTTCTATGGCAGGCTTTTTCCAAGCAAGAGTCTGCATTTTGTCCACTCTTCTTATAGTCTCCAATGGTTATCTCAG GTTCCAGAAGGGTTGGATAATAATAAAGGGAACATATACATGGCATGTACAAGCCCGCCAGATGTTCTTAGGGCATACTATGAGCAATATCAAAGagatttttcaatgtttttgaagTGTCGTGCAGAGGAGTTGGTGGCAGGAGGGGGAATGGTATTAACCTTTTTAGGGAGAAGAAGTGAAGATCCGTCTAGCAGAGAGTGTTGTTATATTTGGGAGCTTTTGGCAATGGCACTCAATGACATGGTCTCTGAG GGACTCATAGATGAAGACAAAATGAATTCCTTCAATATCCCTCAATACACACCATCCCCATTAGAAGTGAAAACcgaagtttcaaaagaaggaTATTTCTCAATTGATCACTTGGAGGTTTCTGCAATCAAATGGAATGGTTTTGATGATGAATTCAATGCATCAAATGCATTTAGTGACGATGGATACAAAGTTGCAAAGTACATGAGAGCTGTGGCTGAATCCATGCTTGTTAGTCATTTTGGAGATGCAATAATTGATGAAGTTTTTCTAAGGTACAGGAAAATTATTGCTGATCGCATTTCTAAAGAGAATTGTCAATTTATCAATGTGACCATTTCTATTACAAAGATAGGATGA